The following are from one region of the Arachis duranensis cultivar V14167 chromosome 10, aradu.V14167.gnm2.J7QH, whole genome shotgun sequence genome:
- the LOC107471808 gene encoding protein argonaute 16, which produces MEKMPGIAEADESPTSPSLPDSPWPPTSPSLPDSPWPPASPSELNVVADMETAQVPPTELSIIHKKGFGTTGKRIQLLANHFKVDVTDPDAIFFQYSVAITTEDKRTVEGKGIGRKLIDRLCQNYSSELGDKRFAYDGERTLYTVGPLPFDKFEFKVLLEESFAKHPGADNPGANGSPHEETKRSKHSFQSKAFIVEISFAVKIPLRFIALPLEEVESDTNYQDALRVLDIALRQQAANRGCLLVRQSFFQDDARNFSEIGGNLMAVRGFHSSFRPTLGGLSLNMDVSTTVVLKAGPVIEFLLYNQNVKETRYIDWAKAKKVLKNLRVHAKHRNQEFKVSGLSEKPCIQQLFSMKLRNDDDKNQGETVNITVYEYFAKHHSLKLTSSAYLPCLDVGKPSRPIYLPLELCSLVSLQRYTKALSPIQKASLIEKSRQKPQDKIKTLTNAVGNNSYDHDPVLAACGIYVDKKLTEVEGRVLEPPKLKVGKNDDCFPNNGRWSFSKKTLLQPSHIDYWAVVNFSARCDTSYLSRELIKCGMSKGINIERPYTLIEEEPLMKKSSAVARVEKMFERLTSKLTREPKLILCVLPEKKHCEIYGPWKKKCLSDFGVVTQCICPLKITDQYLTNVLLKINSKLGGVNSLLAIEHSGHIPLIKDTPTMILGMDVSHGPPGQSNLPSIAAVAGSRCWPLISRYRASARTQSSKEEMIDALCKPVDEENDNGIIRELLLDFYESSDKCKPSQIIVFRDGVSESQFNQVLNVELNQIKKAYELLEAVIIPKFTVIVAQKNHHTKLFLANGPENVPPGTVVDTKITHPRNYDFYMCAHQGIHGTSKPVHYHVLLDEIGFSVDGLQNLIHSLSYVNQRSTIATSIVAPICYAHHAAAQMGQMLNFDDLSEKSSDVTSEGNIPIPELPRLHRNVKSTMFFC; this is translated from the exons GGGACCACAGGAAAGAGGATACAATTGCTTGCCAATCACTTCAAAGTTGATGTTACTGATCCAGATGCAATATTTTTCCAATATAGT GTTGCTATTACTACAGAAGATAAAAGAACTGTCGAAGGCAAGGGTATTGGGAGAAAATTGATTGATAGGCTTTGCCAAAATTACTCGTCTGAACTTGGTGATAAAAGGTTTGCCTATGATGGAGAGAGAACTTTGTATACAGTCGGTCCTTTGCCATTTGATAAGTTTGAGTTCAAAGTATTGCTTGAGGAATCATTTGCGAAGCA CCCTGGTGCTGATAATCCTGGTGCCAATGGAAGCCCTCATGAAGAAACCAAAAGGTCAAAGCATTCTTTTCAGTCCAAGGCATTCATAGTGGAGATAAGTTTTGCTGTCAAAATACCCCTGCGGTTCATTGCTCTTCCCCTAGAAGAGGTTGAGTCAGATACTAACTATCAGGATGCTTTGAGAGTGCTTGATATTGCACTGAGGCAGCAAGCAGCTAACAG AGGGTGTCTCTTGGTAAGACAATCTTTTTTTCAAGATGATGCAAGGAACTTCAGTGAGATCGGAGGCAATTTGATGGCAGTTCGTGGTTTTCATTCTAGTTTTCGTCCAACGCTGGGTGGATTGTCTCTCAATATGG ATGTGTCCACAACAGTGGTCTTAAAAGCTGGACCTGTAATTGAATTTCTTCTTTATAACCAGAATGTGAAGGAAACCCGTTACATTGACTGGGCAAAG GCAAAAAAGGTGCTTAAAAATTTAAGAGTGCATGCAAAACATCGTAACCAGGAATTTAAAGTTTCCGGCTTGAGTGAGAAACCTTGCATTCAACAACT TTTTAGCATGAAGTTGAGGAATGATGATGACAAAAATCAAGGGGAGACAGTCAATATTACTGTATATGAGTATTTTGCTAAACACCACAGCTTGAAGCTGACCTCTTCTGCTTATCTTCCATGCCTTGATGTTGGGAAGCCAAGCCGGCCTATTTATCTGCCTTTGGAG CTATGTTCTCTTGTTTCACTCCAGCGGTACACGAAGGCATTATCTCCAATTCAGAAAGCATCTTTAATTGAAAAATCACGCCAAAAACCTCAAGACAAGATTAAGACTCTGACAAAT GCTGTAGGAAATAATTCCTATGATCATGACCCTGTACTTGCTGCATGTGGAATTTATGTTGACAAGAAATTGACTGAGGTTGAAGGTCGTGTTCTTGAGCCACCAAAG TTGAAGGTTGGAAAGAATGATGATTGCTTCCCCAATAATGGAAGGTGGAGTTTCAGTAAAAAG ACACTTCTACAACCATCACACATTGATTACTGGGCTGTTGTCAACTTTTCTGCACGTTGTGATACCAGTTACTTATCGAGGGAGCTGATCAAATGTGGAATGAGCAAGGGCATT AATATCGAACGCCCATATACTTTAATAGAAGAAGAACCACTGATGAAAAAATCTAGTGCTGTTGCAAGGGTTGAAAAGATGTTTGAGCGGCTTACGTCAAAGCTGACAAGAGAACCAAAGTTAATTCTCTGTGTCTTGCCAGAGAAGAAACATTGTGAAATTTATG GGCCTTGGAAGAAGAAGTGTCTCAGTGATTTTGGTGTTGTCACACAGTGCATTTGTCCTCTCAAGATCACTGATCAATACCTTACAAATGTACTTCTTAAAATCAACTCTAAG CTTGGAGGAGTAAATTCTTTGCTGGCAATAGAGCACTCTGGGCATATACCCCTGATTAAAGATACCCCAACAATGATTTTGGGAATGGATGTCTCTCATGGTCCTCCTGGTCAGTCAAATCTTCCATCGATAGCAGCA GTTGCAGGATCACGATGTTGGCCACTGATTTCAAGGTATAGAGCATCTGCAAGAACACAGTCATCTAAGGAGGAGATGATTGATGCCTTGTGCAAACCTGTGGATGAAGAGAATGATAATGGTATTATCAG AGAATTGCTTCTAGATTTCTACGAATCAAGTGATAAATGTAAACCATCTCAAATTATTGTCTTCAG GGATGGAGTTAGTGAATCACAATTTAATCAGGTTTTGAATGTTGAGCTTAACCAGATAAAGAAG GCGTACGAACTTCTTGAGGCTGTCATTATTCCCAAGTTCACGGTAATTGTGGCGCAGAAGAATCATCATACGAAGTTGTTTCTAGCTAATGGTCCAGAAAATGTTCCTCCTG GGACTGTTGTTGACACAAAAATCACACATCCAAGGAATTATGATTTCTACATGTGTGCTCATCAAGGGATCCAT GGAACTTCCAAGCCTGTGCATTATCATGTGCTGCTCGACGAGATCGGTTTCTCGGTAGATGGCTTACAAAATTTGATCCATTCGCTGTCTTATGT GAACCAAAGGAGTACAATTGCAACCTCAATTG TGGCACCTATATGCTATGCACACCATGCTGCAGCTCAGATGGGGCAAATGTTAAATTTTGATGATTTGTCAGAAAAATCTTCAGATGTTACTTCAGAGGGAAACATTCCCATTCCAGAGCTTCCAAGGTTGCATAGGAATGTCAAGAGTACCATGTTCTTCTGTTGA